CGCCATCGCCCAAGAGCTTCCGCAGTCGTCAGTGCGCTCGCATTCGTCCTCGCTTCGGGCGCGTGCTTCCGGACGCCGGGCAGTGGCGCTCCGAGCGCGCCACTCGACGCAGGCCCAGCCGCGACGTCTGCGACGGCTTCCATCTCGTCTGGAGGCATTGCTCCGCTTGCAGCGGGAGCGACTCCAGCTTCAGTACCGACTGTCTACGCAGATGGCGGTTCATCGCATCGCTCGTGCAGCTGGACAGGCTCGCCCTGCCCGACCGGGGAGCTGTGCCGGGATCCCGATGCCCCGGGTGAAGGCGTCTCTGGAACCTGGCCGCACGATTGGCCCGACGGTTGCTTCAAGACATGCGACGCCGGATGTGCGGACGACGAAATTTGCGCAAACCTTCACGTCCGAGGAGCAATCGACAAGCCCTGGGTACGTTGGGTGTGTGGTCCGCGGGACTACGAGAGCCTGGATTGGAAACCGCCGCCCATGAAGAACCTGCGACTCTCGGCAACAGAAACGAAGGCGCGTTGCGAGCTCATGCTTGGCCCCCTCGCGCCGAGGCTCGGAGTGCTCCTCGATCGCGGAACTGTGCTCACGGGGAAACCGACTCCCGTCTGGGTGGCGCGTGAGACGACCGATGGTGGTTACGAGTCCTGGCTCCCCCGAGGCTCGAAATGCAGAAACGACTCCCTCGAAATCGAGGATGAGCCCGCACCGCCTTGGACGGATCACGTGGCAATCGGTGCCGTGTTTCGTCCCACACAGGATTCAAACAAGCTCGAGTTCCTGGCCGGGGCGATCGCGCAGAGGGTCGACGGGCTCGTAGGAAACAACTGGACTGACGTGATCGAGGTCGTTCGACGCTCACCGGATGGCGAATGGGCAGTGGATCCATCCGATCACTGGGAGGACTCGGGGCTGGGCATCGGCCATCAAGCGAGCCCGAAATCGAGACCGGACGCGGGTGCTGGAACGCCACGACGCTGAGTTCTGGCTCGTCGACAGAGATGCCACTCGCGAGGGCAGTCAAGAACTGGCGCTCCCGCCTCGCGCCTGCAAAATCACCCGCATGCCACGTGCTCCTGAGCCGCGGGCCCCAGGACAGCTGTCGTACAAGATCCGGGTCGTCGGCGACCGGCCGCATTTTCGCGACCTGTACCACGCGCTCCTCCAGATGCCGTGGTGGGGCGCGCTCGGGGTCATCGCCGGCGTCTATCTGGGGCTCAACGCCCTCTTCGCGCTCGCGTACCTCTGGACGGGCGGCATTGCGAATGCGGCGCCTGGCTCGTTCGTCGACGCCTTCTACTTCAGCGTCCAAACCATGGGCACCATCGGCTACGGCTGGATGTACCCGACCACCCACGCGGCGAACACGTTGGTCGTCATCGAGTCGATGTGCGGGCTGATCGTCACCGCGCTCGCCACGGGTTTGGTCTTCGTGCGGTTCTCGCTCACGCGAGGACGCATTGCCTTCTCGCACCAGGTCGCGATCGGCATCCTCGACGGCGTCCCGACGCTGCAAATCCGAATCGGCAACGACCGCCGGAACCAAATCTTCGACGCCCAGATTCGGTTGACGCTGGTCACCTCCGCGCTCACGACCGAGGGCAGCCGCTTCTACCGCACCGCGGACCTCGCGCTGTTGCGGGGTCAGGCGACGTCTCTCTTCCGCGCTTGGAATGTGCAGCACGTCATCGACGAAACGAGCCCGCTGCATGGGCTCGGCCCCGAGGGGCTCGCGAAGGTGGAGGGCGAGCTCACGGTCACCGTCTCGGGCACCGACGAGACCTCGCTGCAGCCGGTCTACGCGCGCATGACGTACGAGGCCGACCGCGTGGTCTGGGGCGCGCGCCTCGCTGACGTGCTGTCGGAAGAGCCGGGCGGCGGCGACCTCGTGCTCGACCTGCGCAAGTTCCACGAGCTCGTGCCGACGGTGCCGACGCCGGCGTTCCCGCATCCGTCGAGGCCTGCGGACCGACCGTAGTGGAACGATGTGGCCCCACCGGGCCGGCCCGTCCCAGCACATCGAGCGGGTCGGCGCGGTGCTAACGTCCGAGCCGGCCAGAGCCCGGGAACAGCGCCCATGAGCATGCCGGTCACGTTCTACGCGCTCACCGCCGAGCAAGCGCGGGCCTACCGCTCCGCGTTCGACGCCGCGATGAAGCCGCGTCCGGTGGAGCCCATCGCCTCGCGCGCCGAGGACGATTGGGGAGACGTGCTGGGTGCCACCGAGGCCACGTCGACGGAAGACATCCTGGAGGAATCCGCGGAGGTGGCGCAGCTCGACTGGGAGGCGTTCGGCTTGAGCTTCCTGCTGCACCGCGCCGCCAACGTGGTCTACGAACCGGCCAAGCTCATCGACGAGGTCTTCGGCAAGGACCTGGGCGTGGGCCTGAACCCGAACGGCACGATGCACAACCAGAACCTGCTCTCCCCGGCGCAGGTCTTGGCGGCGAGCACGTTCTTGGCGCGCTTCGACGCGCCTGCGCTTCGCGGGCACTTTGATCCCCTGGAGATGCAGAAGCAGGTCGTCCATCCGATGGAGAGCTGGAACGAGCCGGGCATGCTCGACAGCCTGCTCGCTGCGCGGGACACGGTGGGGAACTTCTTTGCGCACGCGGCGAAGGCCGGCGCGTCGGTGGTGGTGACGGTCGCAATCTGAAGCCGCCGGGTGGCACTGGCGGCGGGCACGAGGAGCCGGCGCTCGCGATGGGAATCGACACCTACCTCGTGATTCCCACCCGCTCGCCGGAGCGCGCCCGCCGGGAGCTCGCGCCCGACGAGCTCGTCCAGGTCGGCGCCGACTACGTCGTGCTCTATCAGGGCGAGCGGTTCGCCGAGGTGCAGCGTGATCCCAAGCATTGGGGCGCCGAGTACGCGCGCGGCCTGCCGCCGTGGCTCCGCCGCGGGCTCGAGCCGCGCGGACTTCTCGCGTTTCCGGAGGCCGGGCGCGCGCCGGAGGCCAAGCACTACGCCGAGCTGGCCGCAGGGGACGGGCTCCTCTTCCTGCCGGTGGCGGAGCGACGGCGCGGCAAGCAGCGACAGTGCCTGCTCGTCGCGCTCTCGAAGAACCGGGAGAAGTCGCTGCTCGACCGGCCCAAGCTGGTGCGCGCGTTGGTGGAGACGGCGATTGCAGGCCAGCCCCCGATACCGGGCTCGTTGCAGATGGGTGAGATCTGGATCCCCCTTCAGCGGATGCTCTTCGATCTCGCGTTCGACATGGGCGTGGACGCGGCCGACGTGGAGGCGCTCGCGCCGCGAAGCGGGCTCCCCCTCTACGAGGACCAGGTGGTCGAGAGCGCGCGGCTGATCCGGGCGGAGCGGGTGGGCGCGCTGTCTCGCTGGTTGGCGTCGCTGCCGGCCGACGCCGCGGCCCGGTCGCGAAAGACGCCCAGCGCTGCGGCCGCCGCTTTCCCCGCGAGCCTCGGCGCCTCCGAATCCGACGACCGCCGCCCCACGAAGCGCGCGCCGAAGACCCGGGCGAGCCCAAGTGAGCTCGAAGCCGAGCTTGCGCGCGTCCAGCGATTCTACGCCGAGGCCGCCACGCCGGGCAGCGCCGTGCTCGCGGTGCGATATCGGGCGTAGAGGCGCACCCAGGAGGAACAGCCACTCAGATCGACTTCAGACTCACCAGTCGTGCTTCGCCTCGGCAAACAACGCCAGCACCTTCGGTCGTCAGGTCTTACGACGTCGCGTCTCCTGTCGTGTGGGCGGGTAGATCGTCGTCGCGATGGTTCCACCGGCGCTCGCGACTGCAGCCAGAAGCTTCGGACTGAGCGAGGTCTCGCAGACGCTCGCTGCGCCCTCGGGGTTCGCCGCGAACCAACGACCCGATCCTGCCGGGCGTTCGCGGAGCACCGTGATGGACTCCCCACCGTCGTACCCAATATTGAAGACACGAGACTGGGCGCCCTTCCATTCCCTGCGCGCAGCAGCCGGGAGCGACCCAACGAACTTGAGCAGGGCCCAAATGGCCTTCTCAGGCGAAGGCATCCCTCGCACAGACACGTTGAAGCTGACCAGGAACTTCCGGCCGCTCCGCCCGGCGTAGTTCACAGACGCCCGCTTTCGAACGGCATCGCTGAAATCGCCCAGGTCGTTGCGCGACCACACCTCCAGGTCGACAGTGATGAAGTGTGGCCCTTGCAGCCCGCGTGTCTTCGTCTGATCTCGAGGGCTCACTCGAGTCGATCCTCATCAGCGCTCCAGCTTCTTTGATAGTAGCCCTGTCGAAATGGCATCCAGCCTGGGTAGCGAAACGCAACGCGCGCGCAAGGGAGAAGAAACTCTCCCCGACACGTCAGGACTTCGACCCGCTTGAGCGAGTCAATGCGCCCGCGCAGGTGCAAATGTGTCAGCGCGTTCGCCCCGAGTTGATTCACTTCGAGGAATGCGAGCTCGACCACGCCTCGCTTGTTGCAGGTTTCGTTCATCAGTACATACAAGTTGCCGTGGCCGTAGCCGGACCGGCTGACGTCGGTGGGGAGCCCAGGCGCGACCGCGTGCGTGGTGTAGGCCTCGAGCACGTTGGAATCTTCCCAGCAGATGGCGCGATCGAGGGCCTCCAGGTCCGACTGGCTGTTGACTGGGGTCCAATCCACTTGAGCCACGGTCTTCTCCGTCGCATTCGAGGTCCGATCGCGACAAGGACGTGTCGACGCGCTCGAGCCTGACCGTCCGCAACGACGACGCGCTCCAGGCTGTGAGTGCCACCTCCGGGCGCTTGCTCGGACAGTGGTACCGTGTAGCGGTCGTCCACAAAGGTGTCGTCGTGGAGCCCGCATGGGTCGACTTGCCGTCTTTGCAGTGATTGCCCTCGCCCGACTCTTGTCTTGCAGCGGAGCTTCCTCTTTGCCCTCGGACGAACGCGTGACCGCTGAGGGCGAAGTGACTCTCTGGGACGGGTCCAAGCTCGAGTACCGTACGCACCAGGGCCCGCCGTCGCTTCGATTCCGCGGCGAGAGGAGCGGAGCCGGGCCAGGTTGTGTCTTCGCAGTTGATGTCACGCCGGACCGCTGCGGTGGATGGCAGCACGACCCTGCAGAGGTCGGCACGCATGACAGTTGGGAAATCTTGCACGGCGCCAGCGGCGAATCATTCGTCGCGTGCGGCCGGCGGTTCCAATGCCCGCGCACAACCGAACGGCCAACCCTCGACTCGCCCGATTCGGTACGCACCCTCGCGACGTCCACGGAAGTCGATGACGCCGGCGCGACTTGGCGTCTCACCACCCAGATCGAGCCCGGTGAGTACGTATTTGGTTGTTCGGCCGAACAGGCGGATGGCACCCGCTCTGCGAGCATTCACATCTCGCAAAGCGGTTGTCGCGCGTCGACGTCGTTCAACGCTCGCGGCGAGGACGCCGATGGTCGCGACGACTTCCGTTGTGGCGAACTGATGATGGTTTGCGGGAGCTGGTATCCCTGCACTTGTCTGCCGCCGCAGGGCGGGCCCGAATGAGTGGAGTGATTGCCACATGTCGCTCGAGTTGATCGTCTCCGCGGCGCTTCCGGACACGAGCGTACAAATCACCTCGCTCACGTTCTCCCGGGACGGAGCACAGCTCCTCGTTGGCACCAATCGCGCCGTCCCCGCGAACGAGCTCCTCGGCATGCAGTGGGTAACCTGGGGGACTTCGCCTCCCGTCGTCCAGGCGCTGCAGCTGCCGCAGGTTGGATTCAAGCCGGATATCGATAGCGGCGCGGTGGCGTTTGATGTCGATGACTCGAATGCTCTCGTCGCTGCAGGGACCTACTCGGCCTACCGGGCCGATGAAGAAGAGTTGTGGTTGGTCAGCAAGGCCGACGAGCGCCCTCCCCGGCTTGTCGCGAGGTCGAGAAACGCAAGCCTTCCCTTTTCGCTCACGCGCGACCAAGCCCACGCTGTGGTCTTGCGATCAGAAGACGGCGTGACGCAGCTGGAGCTGATTAGGTTGACCTCGCTGGACATCGAGTTCCGCGTCCCAGTCCCAATCGAGTCGCAATCCAAGCGGGCTCTCGATGTCGCCGCGAACAACGACCGAAGCCAGTTCGCAATCGCATTCGACGATCGGGTCGTGTGCACCGGCCGCGACGGAGCAACGACCGCTGCGTGGCCAAACACCGATCGATTGCGACGGCTCACGTTCGGCAATGGCGACAAGACCCTGTTCGGTGTAAGCCGCGACCAGGTCGTGCGTTTTCAATTTGGTCAGGAGCCCAGGGTCTTCAGTCTGCCCAAGACTCGCTCCTGGGCATTTTCGGAGGAACGAGAGGTCATCACGTTCTTCGATGGCGACTCGTTTCAGGAGTTGGACCTCGACACCGGTGCCCGGCGCACTCTGGGTGCGATGCCGCACAGGTTCATCGCTCAAGGCTACGATCTGGCGCGGCGCCGAATCGGGGTAATCGGCTACGAGGAAGCAGTTTTCCAGCTTCGAGTCTTTCAATACTAACAACCGTCTGGGAACTTGATGGTCCTAGCCTTCGCCGCGGGTTCGCAAGGGCACACTTGCTTTCGTGTGGGTTGCAAGTTGCCACTCACTCTCTCGGTGGACCGACTTCCACGTGCCGGTTGTTGAAATCTGGGTCGTCGAGACTACCGGCGTGACTGCAACTCCAGCCCGCTGGCAGGCCTTTCATCCTGATCTCTTGTCCATCAGGGATCACGCCGCCGAACGCCTGCAATTCGATGAACCGGTTGCAGAGCTCAGTGACGCCTGATTCTTGCTCGGGCCTCACGTTGTGCACACTGATGTCCGGCCGGCCGAACTTGATCATGCCGCGCGTGTGGTACCAACGTCGTTTGCCGTCGGGCTCCTCGCTGACCAGGAGGACGGCATGGTGCCGAGGAACCGCAGCCGCCGGTTCAAACGCACGCTCGCGCCACTCCGACGCGCTCCACCACTTGAACATGTGCGGATCGAAGACAGCGATGCCACCGCTCTCGAGCAGCGCCATGACAAGCCCCACGGAGTCACGAAAGTAATCGAGACTCGCCGGATCGGGCACGACACCGCGAAGAACCACGCACTGGGTCGTGGCCTCGACCGCGCTCGCAAGAGCTCCATCGGTTCGACGGAACTCTTTACCTATCCAGTTGTCGTCGAGGCCGATTTTCAGAACGTCCGGCTGTTGGCCGTGGGCGTAGATCTGAAGCTCACAACCGTCGGGAATACCCGCGCAGCGATGCCGCTCCCGGGAGACTTCCGGCGGCCCGCTGAACGCGCCGTGGACTTTGTAGAAAAGATGCGCGTCCCCACCTCCGGGCCTGAAGTTCGGGCGCGGCCATGATGCGAGAGCGTTCGAGGTCGCCATTGTTGGCCGATGCTACGACGCGCCAGTGCGATTCGCGTCCTACTTGCGATGCCGGAGCTCGGTCCCGCGATCAGGAAGCAGGTCGGTCGGGTACGCCTTCCATCGAGAGTGTTGGGAGCTGCAGCCGGTCACGATTGATCCTCCATCGGACCAGTACCAGCGAACTGGCCAGCAAAGCCCTCCGTCTGGCAAGAGGATGCCCGCGTCCGCCCGGACGTCGTGGCAATCACAACGCAGCGCTTGACCGCACGTGACGAACCTTGCGTCACACTCGACCTCGAGACTTCCGCCGCCGAGTGAGTCGCCGTCGTCATGGACTTCGGTGCGAATGCAGCCGTCGACGGTGACGTCGAGCTCGGCGAAACAACCGCCGTCGGAGGCTCGAATCGTTTCTCGGTGACGGACGTGCCGCGTCGCCGCTGCCCCCATGAGAAGCAGAGCACACATGGCAATCCATAGGGCCGGGGCATTGCGCATGAGCCACTACCGGTAGGGACCACGTGGAGCGATGGCCGAATTCAGGCGCGAAGCACCTAGAAGGTGACTGATTCGAAGACGCAGTTACAAGTGACGTAGGCACGACACATGGACAGGAATGCGGCTACCGCAGTCGTGAGAGGTCGATGGCGGCGAAGACCGCTAGATCATCGAGCGCATCTCGAGCCTCACCGGCCACGCCTCAGTCCGGGTCTTTCGCCAATCGCGAAAGCACATTCAGAGGTCGCGCGCCGTGAACCGTTCCAAATCTTCGAGCGAGGTGACCCAATCCGAGCGCCGCACCGCCC
Above is a window of Deltaproteobacteria bacterium DNA encoding:
- a CDS encoding DUF1877 family protein, whose amino-acid sequence is MSMPVTFYALTAEQARAYRSAFDAAMKPRPVEPIASRAEDDWGDVLGATEATSTEDILEESAEVAQLDWEAFGLSFLLHRAANVVYEPAKLIDEVFGKDLGVGLNPNGTMHNQNLLSPAQVLAASTFLARFDAPALRGHFDPLEMQKQVVHPMESWNEPGMLDSLLAARDTVGNFFAHAAKAGASVVVTVAI
- a CDS encoding ATP-sensitive inward rectifier potassium channel 10, whose product is MANGQWIHPITGRTRGWASAIKRARNRDRTRVLERHDAEFWLVDRDATREGSQELALPPRACKITRMPRAPEPRAPGQLSYKIRVVGDRPHFRDLYHALLQMPWWGALGVIAGVYLGLNALFALAYLWTGGIANAAPGSFVDAFYFSVQTMGTIGYGWMYPTTHAANTLVVIESMCGLIVTALATGLVFVRFSLTRGRIAFSHQVAIGILDGVPTLQIRIGNDRRNQIFDAQIRLTLVTSALTTEGSRFYRTADLALLRGQATSLFRAWNVQHVIDETSPLHGLGPEGLAKVEGELTVTVSGTDETSLQPVYARMTYEADRVVWGARLADVLSEEPGGGDLVLDLRKFHELVPTVPTPAFPHPSRPADRP